A stretch of Ischnura elegans chromosome 4, ioIscEleg1.1, whole genome shotgun sequence DNA encodes these proteins:
- the LOC124157572 gene encoding vang-like protein 2, translated as MPPIPKYLFILLLTLSGMETESVKSTVSEQSSRSRRSRSHHHHNSHHHGSNRNHSHRSARSGRSIRRAGGGGSGGSGGEGGIMAPFQTTVSLSPDDGRGDGGEVIEVQILPQDDNWGENTTALTSERSASVEDVTATGIPGGVQWRSPSPSGLGADPTCTSPPASSLSFFCHRYLGILLAGALTVAALVSPLAMVILPKLGLLPGLDSNSLRVPAGSSSATLSPHQYLNDACNVECKGSLVALAFKLVALGGGAWAVFLRRPHLTAPRICLLRSAVLALGAVLTFAFWLFYIVHLTEAAGTASVAAARGTNGVGKIQYAGLVGYASTLTDTLLFVHYLAVVLIEIRHLQPTYYIKVVRSPDGESRSYAIGELSIQSAAAWILDRYYTEFPIYNPYLERLPASKSRGSKGGASSMVSGGEGGAALKFYDVDGSLANASIQSQSRAVLAAQARRRDSAHNERFYEEHDYERRVRKRRARLLTAAEEAFAHIRRLGGNDHGTVGMDCDEAAAAVFPGLARALQKYLRLTRQQPRHPADSVLGHLANCLRHGLSPRAFLEPFLMPSPVLQNEKERSQEIQTWALVCGEAPSRPLSATTAPFHLRQGDISLLVTVSRLPHLNLTEEVVHPKSQRFALRLNSETSV; from the exons ATGCCCCCCATCCCGAAGTACCTTTTCATCCTCCTCCTTACCCTTTCCGGGATGGAAACAGAATCGGTCAAGTCGACGGTGAGTGAGCAAAGCTCGAGATCACGTCGATCCCgaagtcatcatcatcacaacAGCCATCACCACGGGAGCAACCGGAATCATTCACATAGAAGCGCTAG AAGTGGGAGAAGTATTCGCAGAGCCGGTGGGGGTGGAAGTGGTGGTAGTGGAGGAGAAGGTGGCATAATGGCACCTTTCCAGACCACTGTGTCTTTGTCCCCCGATGATGGACGAGGTGATGGTGGAGAGGTCATTGAGGTTCAGATTCTGCCGCAG GATGATAACTGGGGTGAGAATACCACTGCATTGACGTCGGAGCGATCAGCATCAGTGGAGGATGTTACGGCCACTGGTATCCCTGGAGGTGTACAGTGGAGGTCCCCATCCCCATCAGGTCTTGGGGCAGACCCAACATGCACCTCTCCCCCTGCTTCTTCCCTCTCATTCTTCTGCCACCGCTATCTAGGTATTCTGCTGGCAGGTGCCCTCACGGTAGCAGCTCTTGTCAGCCCCCTTGCTATGGTCATTCTGCCCAAACTTGGACTCTTGCCAG GGTTGGACAGCAACAGTCTTCGTGTTCCTGCAGGTTCCAGCAGTGCCACATTGTCACCTCACCAGTACCTGAATGATGCCTGTAATGTGGAATGCAAGGGATCTCTAGTTGCTTTAGCCTTCAAATTGGTGGCACTTGGAGGTGGTGCTTGGGCTGTTTTTCTGAGGCGCCCTCATCTCACTGCCCCCCGTATCTGTCTTCTACGGTCTGCTGTCCTCGCACTGGGTGCTGTCCTCACATTTGCTTTCTGGCTCTTTTATATAGTTCACCTGACAGAGGCTGCTG GTACAGCTAGCGTTGCTGCAGCTCGTGGAACTAATGGTGTTGGAAAGATCCAGTATGCTGGACTGGTTGGATATGCATCTACTTTGACAGACACTCTGCTGTTTGTTCATTATTTAGCAGTTGTGCTCATAGAAATTAGACACCTTCAACCTACCTACTATATTAAA GTGGTAAGGAGTCCAGATGGGGAAAGCCGCTCTTATGCTATTGGGGAACTCAGCATACAAAGTGCTGCGGCATGGATTCTGGACCGTTACTACACAGAATTCCCCATTTACAACCCCTACCTGGAGAGATTGCCTGCCTCTAAATCCCGTGGAAGTAAAGGAGGTGCAAGCAGTATGGTGTCAGGTGGTGAAGGAGGTGCAGCTCTCAAGTTCTATGATGTTGATGGAAGCTTAGCCAATGCATCCATACAG AGCCAAAGCAGGGCTGTGCTAGCTGCTCAGGCAAGACGACGAGACTCAGCGCACAATGAACGTTTCTATGAGGAGCATGACTATGAGCGTCGAGTGAGGAAAAGGCGGGCAAGACTTCTGACTGCTGCGGAAGAAGCATTTGCGCACATACGTAGACTGGGAGGAAATGATCATG GCACAGTAGGTATGGACTGTGATGAGGCAGCTGCTGCCGTGTTCCCTGGCTTAGCTCGTGCCCTTCAAAAGTACCTCAGACTGACTCGTCAACAACCCAGGCATCCAGCTGATTCAGTCCTTGGCCACCTAGCAAACTGTCTGCGCCATGGTTTGTCTCCACGAGCATTTCTGGAACCATTTCTTATGCCTTCTCCTGTTCTACAG AATGAAAAGGAGAGGAGCCAAGAGATACAGACTTGGGCTCTGGTTTGTGGCGAGGCACCCTCTCGTCCTCTATCTGCAACCACTGCTCCTTTTCACCTGAGGCAAGGAGACATCTCACTCCTAGTGACAGTGTCTCGTCTCCCACACCTGAACTTAACGGAGGAAGTTGTGCACCCCAAGTCACAGCGCTTCGCATTGCGTTTGAACTCTGAGACGTCTGTGTAA